The following are from one region of the Zonotrichia leucophrys gambelii isolate GWCS_2022_RI chromosome 1A, RI_Zleu_2.0, whole genome shotgun sequence genome:
- the ADCK2 gene encoding uncharacterized aarF domain-containing protein kinase 2, with the protein MVAGSAARLLPLPLLARAAALRLRPALPGRAGPGRCGLRAGRWAALALAVPAAVPAGTGWKERPGQRGPAWAAERGAERPPRGLLRRLGLVLRLGVRACGLLLRFGPLLLLYPLGRLWPGLGARWLRLLRRAAEAAGPTCVKLGQWASTRRDLFSEAFCDEFSKLHVEVSPHPWGHTDELLRKAFGEDWTGFLKFPSREPVGSGCVAQVYKAYADLAAIGGSRAQELEQRSELRSAFEAWQVSGFRGLLGWLRRRKSKEIRDERSREELSSAGCSQGSSGSRMSLVEQRAKPLPNADPSSARHLVPVAIKVLHPGLVHQVQMDLFLMKMGSRIIGLLPGFKWLSLTEIVEEFEKLMMQQIDLRYEARNLERFRQNFLDVDFVKFPTPLWPLVTADVLVETFEESEPISRYLHVGIGTELRQRLARMGMDMLLKMIFVDNFVHADLHPGNILVQGSARPELCDSQVLEVQPALQQLCLVLLDAGIVAELQSADMQNFRAVFTAVVQGQGERVAELILHHARANQCQDIERFKAEMAELVTKVRGNTIALGKLQVGNLLSSVFKLLMTHKVKLESNFASIIFAIMVLEGLGRSLDPELDILEAAKPLLIRTAASALS; encoded by the exons ATGGTGGCCGGCAGCGCCGCGCGGCTGCTCCCGCTCCCGCTGCTCGCGCGCGCCGCCGCGCTCCGGCTCcggccggcgctgcccgggcgggcgggcccggggcgctGCGGGCTGCGCGCCGGCCGCTGGGCCGCCCTGGCCTTGGCCGTGCCCGCGGCCGTGCCCGCCGGCACCGGCTGGAAGGAGAGGCCGGGGCAGCGCGGCCCGGCGTGGGCGGCGGAGCGAGGCGCGGAGCGGCCGCCCCGGGGGCTGCTGAGGCgcctggggctggtgctgcggCTGGGTGTCCGCGCCTGCGGGCTCCTGCTACGCTTCgggccgctgctgctgctctacCCGCTGGGCCGGCTCTGGCCTGGTTTGGGCGCCCGCTGGCTGCGGCTGCTGCGCAGGGCGGCCGAGGCCGCCGGCCCCACGTGTGTCAAGCTGGGCCAGTGGGCCAGCACCCGCAGGGACCTCTTCTCGGAGGCCTTCTGTGATGAGTTCTCCAAGCTGCACGTCGAGGTGAGCCCGCACCCCTGGGGCCACACCGACGAGCTCTTGAGGAAGGCCTTCGGTGAGGACTGGACGGGCTTCCTCAAGTTCCCGAGCCGGGAGCCGGTGGGCTCGGGCTGCGTTGCCCAGGTGTATAAAGCCTATGCTGACCTCGCCGCCATCGGCGGCTCCCGggcccaggagctggagcagcgctCGGAGCTCAGGTCCGCCTTTGAAGCGTGGCAAGTGTCAGGCTTTAGAGGCCTCCTCGGgtggctgaggaggaggaagagcaaggAGATACGGgatgagaggagcagggaggaactgagttctgcaggctgctcccagggaagtTCCGGGAGTAGGATGTCCCTTGTGGAGCAGAGGGCCAAGCCACTCCCGAACGCAGACCCGTCATCAGCCAGACATCTCGTGCCTGTAGCCATTAAA GTGCTGCACCCTGGGCTGGTCCACCAAGTGCAGATGGATCTGTTTCTCATGAAGATGGGCAGCCGCATCATTGGACTCCTCCCCGGGTTCAAGTGGCTCAGTTTGACAGAGATTGTGGAGGAGTTTGAGAAGCTTATGATGCAGCAG ATTGACTTACGCTACGAAGCCAGAAATCTGGAGCGCTTCCGACAGAATTTCCTAGATGTCGATTTTGTGAAGTTTCCAACTCCCCTTTGGCCCTTGGTAACAGCAGATGTTCTAGTGGAAACATTTGAG GAGAGTGAGCCCATCTCACGCTACCTGCACGTGGGGATTGGCACGGAGCTGCGGCAGAGGCTGGCCAGGATGGGCATGGACATGCTGCTAAAGATG ATCTTCGTTGACAACTTTGTCCACGCCGACCTGCATCCCGGGAACATCCTGGTTCAGGGCAGCGCCCGCCCAGAGCTGTGTGACAGCCAGGTGCTGGAggtgcagccagccctgcagcagctgtgcctggtgctgctggacgCAGGGATCGTGGCGGAGCTGCAGAGCGCCGACATGCAGAACTTCCGCGCCGTGTTCACGGCTGTGGTCCAGGGACAG GGGgagagggtggcagagctgatCCTGCACCATGCCCGTGCCAACCAGTGCCAGGACATCGAGCGCTTCAAGGCTGAGATGGCAGAGCTTGTGACCAAGGTCCGGGGGAACACCATTGCCCTGGGCAAG CTTCAGGTGGGAAATCTCCTCTCCAGTGTCTTCAAACTACTGATGACCCATAAG GTGAAGCTCGAGAGCAATTTTGCTTCCATCATCTTTGCCATCATGGTTCTGGAAGGACTGGGACGTTCACTGGACCCTGAACTGGACATCCTGGAGGCAGCCAAGCCACTGCTCATCAGAACTGCAGCTTCTGCCCTCAGCTAg